AGCGGCTCCTCCTCAATGTCCTCAtgaaggcagcggcgccatcggCGTAGATGGGGACGAGGCGAGCGTTGTGCCACTGACTCATCTTTTGCAGTCAGTCTCTCTCTATCTACGTGCCCCTGCTATTCTCTGCTCGCACGAGTCTCTTCACACCTGAGCGGCAGCATACCCaggagggcggggagggagaggcggcaacggcggcggtgtaCGCATCCACccagcatcagcagctggCTCTGCTCAGCTGCGCACCGTATGAGTTGTGAggaagggaggcgagagTATGTATACAGTCTTCGAACGGTACCAGAGCGCACCCATGCGGACGAGTGCAGAGCGAAATTGGATGCacgagcgcgcgtgtgtgtgtgtgggccaCTCAAGGTTTTTTTTACATTGTTGTTGGGGAGTCGCGCGTGAAAAGCACGCACCCACATCTCCCGTCACACGCAACGCGCCTCTGCTGGTTGCCCTCTGCGCTGCGTGTCGGCATCTAGTcgtgccctccctccttcgctTTCTTTCTTGCCGCTGTTGTTTTATCTGGGGGCTGCTTGCATCTCAAAACTACGGCGGCCAGTCTCCCATACGTACATGTGTGTAGGCGTTTAGatgacggtgtgcgtgcgcgctgagaagaggtgtgtgtgtgggggggggacacaTACGTGTGGCCTGCCCGGCTTTTCCTTCGCTTGGATTTTTTCTGTTCGGAATGATGATGTACAGCTGCCATCTCCCACCATGAACGGTGCGCTCGCGTGTCACGGGAAGCAACGCATCTTACCTGcatctccccccctctctctgcctccgctCCGCCCAGCCGCGACATTGGCAGCACTCtagaggggaagggggaagggagggcgaCTGCCTCTGCAGAGGGCTgaagcgaagaagaaaacatGAGGTTGCGAGACGGGAAGTGGGAGGCGCCTGTGCGGTGTAGGGTGGGTGGACAGGTACGCTACTGCCAgcacccccttctctcctttcttGTCCCCTCTTCCGGTGTCGctgtgcatgcacgcctgctctcctcgccgcctctctctctccaatGTCTCCACGGGCGTGCCACGACTTGCACACTGCCTTCGCTTTCCGTCCCTATCCTCTCACCTCGCCTTATTCCTATCGCGCTTTCCACCTTTTGGTTGTACGGCTCCCATCACAGCTACAGTTCGCCACGCCCACGATTGCATCTACACAACTTGAACGCCGCGGCCGtacccgccccctccctccctccccctcatcctGCTCTAGTGTCCTTCGCGCATCATGAGGATTGAGCAGTGTTCCTTCTGCAGTGCCCCGATCTACCCGGGGCACGGGCAGGTGTTTGTGCGCAACGACTGCAAGGTTTTTCGCTTCTGCTCTAGCAAGTGCCGCAAGAACTTCGGCATGAAGCGCAACCCGATGAAGCTGAAGTGGACGAAGACGTTCCGCAAGGCAAACGGCAAGGAGCTAGCGGTCGATAGCACCATGGACTttgagcagcgccgcaacaTTCCTGTCAAGTACAACCGCGAACTGCTCGGCGACACGCTGAAGGTGATGAAGCGCGTCGAGAAGATcaagcagcggcgtcagGAGGACTTGTGGGCCCGGCGCATGGAGAAGGCCCGCCTTCAAGAGAAGCAAGAAGCTGCCTCGGCGCTTAAGCACAACATCGACTGGATCGAGGACGTCGAGATCAAGCACAAGGCGCGTGACGATCTGGTGGCCAtccagcaggagcgcgaggaCAAGAAGGCGAAGCGCCGCGAGGCTAACAAGAAGCGTCACCAGAAGCAGCGCCTGGCCGAGAAGGCTACGGGCACGTCCGCCTTCCGTTCTGCCAAGAAGAAGTaggccccccccctcccccctcccccctcccccctccccccgctcgCTTACTCACTCCCTCGCTGACTCCCATGTGTGCCCACAAGAAGAAGCGAGAGGGCAAACgacacgaaaaagaaaaaaaaaacgaagggTGATGTGGATAAGCGGGTGCACgcgaagcgcacacgcaggggtggtggtggtggggagggatggCGTCGTGTCTCGGGTCGTTCTCTCCGAACATTGGACCTGTTCTCGCCTCCGTGTCCTTGTCGTCTGCTtgtgcctcctctctccccgtattcgtgtctgcgtgcgttTCTTCCTTTAACTTGCGCCGCTCACATACACCCGAGCTCGCTAGCGCCtaggtggggggggggggatgcgagtagcggcggcggcgcgcgcggagaCGTGCTCCCTCTGGCGCGGCTGGCGAGTTCTGACGcgtcttctcccccctcttccccatcCTGTTTTCCCCTTTCTctgggcgggcggggggggaggggttcCGACGGCCGTCGTTGTGGCCGGCGTATTTTCGCATTGTTTGGCCCGCCTTTTAAGTGCTCTTCGTTTCTAATTTCGATTCCCTCCTTTGCGTGCTCGTCCTGtggtgtgtctctctcccttggGTGGCGTGTCGGTGTCCGCGTGTGTCGATCGTGGTGTGCGTGTTAGTGTTGTCGATGGTGTCCGAGAGGGACGGGTgtcacgtgtgtgcgcttcatggctcccccctccctcctccgtcatccTTCTTGGTTCCCTCTTTTGATCCGAGTAAACCGTTAAGCGCAGGCACTCCTTGATCAGCATACGAACGAACGAGCAACACAAGGACGTTCGGGGCAACGGCGTCGTGCACACACCGACGTACCCATAGACGGTATCCGTGGCTTGGGTGCATGGGATGGAGGGAGGTACAGTGCTGATACGGAatgcgcgtctgtgcgcaGGTGTGCACCGCGACGTTGCTTTCCTGTCCCTCTCGCTCGTCCCCTTCGCCCGTGTCCATCTGGGTCTTCTCACCGCAGTCGTAGTCATCAGCTGACGCTGTATTATCTAGACGGAAACAGCGCGGGCCGTCTTCCGTGGCGGCTCCCCTGCACCCTCTCCATGTCAACCACCCCAGCCCTCATCACGG
The sequence above is drawn from the Leishmania mexicana MHOM/GT/2001/U1103 complete genome, chromosome 11 genome and encodes:
- a CDS encoding putative 60S ribosomal protein L24 — protein: MRIEQCSFCSAPIYPGHGQVFVRNDCKVFRFCSSKCRKNFGMKRNPMKLKWTKTFRKANGKELAVDSTMDFEQRRNIPVKYNRELLGDTLKVMKRVEKIKQRRQEDLWARRMEKARLQEKQEAASALKHNIDWIEDVEIKHKARDDLVAIQQEREDKKAKRREANKKRHQKQRLAEKATGTSAFRSAKKK